One segment of Drosophila ananassae strain 14024-0371.13 chromosome 3R, ASM1763931v2, whole genome shotgun sequence DNA contains the following:
- the LOC6497943 gene encoding D-3-phosphoglycerate dehydrogenase: MPLKIKNVLVCDAVDKSCVELLEQHGINVTYKLKLPVEQLCQEVKNFDAAIVRSDTKITAEVLAAGAGSLKVVGRAGAGVDNIDVPAATAHNVVVLNTPGGNSISACELTCILIGALARPVVPAGQSMKEGRWDRKLYSGTELYGKTLAVLGLGRIGREVAIRMKTWGMRIIGYDPITTEAEAKAAGIEKMTLEEIWPLADYITVHTPLIPATRNLVSSETLAKCKHGVKVVNVARGGIIDEQAILDGLESGKVAGAAFDVYPEEPPESAVTKALISHPKVVATPHLGASTAEAQVRVAVEVAEQFIALNGTSSQYTSTAGVINKDALAHYQ; encoded by the exons ATGCCTCTGAAAATTAAGAATGTTCTGGTCTGCGATGCGGTGGACAAGTCGTGTGTCGAGCTGCTGGAACAGCATGGCATTAAT GTTACCTACAAACTGAAACTCCCCGTGGAGCAGCTATGCCAGGAAGTTAAG AATTTTGATGCTGCCATTGTTCGCTCGGATACGAAAATAACCGCGGAAGTCCTGGCCGCCGGAGCTGGCAGTCTGAAGGTGGTGGGCCGTGCCGGGGCGGGCGTGGATAACATCGATGTCCCTGCAGCGACGGCGCATAATGTCGTTGTCCTTAA CACTCCGGGTGGCAATTCCATTTCGGCCTGTGAGCTGACGTGCATCCTAATTGGCGCCCTGGCCCGCCCCGTTGTTCCCGCCGGCCAGAGCATGAAGGAGGGTCGCTGGGACAGGAAGCTATACAGCGGCACCGAGTTGTACGGAAAAACACTGGCCGTCCTTGGACTGGGACGGATTGGTCGTGAGGTGGCCATTCGCATGAAGACCTGGGGCATGAGG ATTATTGGATACGATCCCATTACCACGGAGGCGGAGGCCAAGGCGGCAGGCATCGAGAAAATGACTCTGGAGGAGATCTGGCCCTTGGCGGACTACATCACGGTGCACACGCCGCTGATTCCGGCCACTAGAA ATCTCGTATCCTCGGAAACCCTGGCCAAGTGCAAGCATGGCGTGAAGGTTGTCAACGTGGCCCGTGGAGGCATCATCGATGAACAGGCCATTCTCGACGGCCTGGAGTCTGGCAAGGTGGCTGGAGCTGCCTTCGACGTTTATCCCGAGGAGCCGCCAGAGTCTGCGGTTACCAAGGCCCTCATCAGCCATCCGAAGGTGGTGGCCACGCCCCACTTGGGGGCCAGTACCGCGGAGGCTCAGGTCCGTGTGGCTGTGGAGGTGGCGGAGCAGTTCATTGCCCTGAACGGAACATCGTCCCAGTACACCAGCACCGCCGGCGTCATCAACAAGGATGCTCTGGCCCACTACCAGTAG